The Sorangiineae bacterium MSr11954 DNA segment ATCGCCCGATCTCGACACCGCCATCAACGCCACCGCGGCCGTGGGCCGCCTCGCGGCGCGCGCGCGCTCGGCGCCGCTGGCGGTGCGCGTCCTCTGCCCGCTGCTGCGCGATGCGCGAACCTATGTCCGGGTCAACGCCCTCGCCGGTCTCGCCGCGACGGGCGCACGGTGCGGTGACGGTTCGTCCGAACGCGCCGCGCTCGCCGACGATGGCAACGATCTGGTGCGCAGCGCGGCCGCCGCCGTCCTTCAGCGGCCTTCGCCCGCATCCATGCGGACCGCCGACACGGCCGCGCTGGAGCGCTGCGCGCAATCGGATCGATCCGGCGCCGTGGCCCAACGCTGCCGCGGGGGCATCCCGGCGCGCGCCGACACAGCGCCCGGAGCGACCCACGCCGTCGACGTCTACGTGGTGCCCGACACGAGCACGACGCCGCGCGCCAGGGTCGCCTATGCGCTTCACATCGAGGGCGGCTACCTGCGGGCGGGCATCGCCGATCGACGCGGAGCTTGCTTCGAGCCGGTCGCGCCCGATGGCGAGCTCTCGCTCGAGCGGCCCAGCGCACAGGCGAGGTAGGCCCCGGGGCCCGGTCGAGGTAAGGTGAAACCATGAACCGCCGCCGGAAGCGACCGATCCTGCGCGTGCCCGAGGGGATCGACACGGTGCTGGAGCGCGCGGGCGACAGCCGCTTCGCGCGGAACCCCGTGCCCATCCCGATTCAGACGTGGAAGCGCGCCGTCGGCTACCGCATCGCCGATCGCGCCAAGCCGGTGTCGCTGGAGCGCGGGGTGCTCACGGTGCGGGTCTCCACCAGCGTATGGGCCAGCGAGCTCTCGATGCTGACGGCGTCGGTCATCTCGCGCCTTCGCGACGCGGGGGTGGAGGTCTCCGAGCTTCGCTTCCGCGTGGCCCCCATCGATCCGCCGCAGCGCCCCCCCGAGCGGCGCACCTCGCGCGCCGTCCCGGCCCCGCTCCCCCTCCCCTTCGAGCTCGAGCTGCAGCTCGCCCGCGTCGAAGATCGCGAGCTCCGCGAGACGCTCCGCAACTCGGCGAGCCATAGCCTCGCCTGGCAAGCCCACACCCGGGGCGGTCGCGAGCGCGGTTAGTCGCCCCTTCGCCGGACGACTAACGCAGCGCGGCCAGCCGCTCCAGGCCCTCGAGGCGCTGAAAGAGAAAGCGCTCCGCCGGACCAAACGTCGAGAGGCGCGAGCGCAGATCCTCGATGTACTCGCGCAGGCGCTGCAGATCGATCGCCGTCACGCGACGGAGCGCGTTGTAAAGCTCATCGATCACCGGCGCAGGGCACGGGCGCTTCTGCGCCGAGTACAGCTCGATCACGTAGTCGGCCCACGCCCCCTTGCCGGTGGCGGTGGCCAGCTTCGCGGAGAACCGCGCCGCCTGGTCGACCAACGACGGAATGATCCGCTTGCCCGCGCGACTCGCTTCGATCACATCGCCCAACGGCGACGCCAAGATGCGCTCCGCTTCCACGGCGCGCCCCATGGCCAGCGCCTTCTCCGCCACCCCGGCGAGGAGCGTAAAGGCATCGGCGCGGCGCACCATCGTGGGCTCGTACTCGGTCTCGGGCGACGAACCGCCCCCCACGGGCAGCGGCGGCGGCGGCCGGTACGATGCAGGACCCGACGGCGACGGCCCCGCTCCGGATCCCGACGACGGCGGCCGCGCAGGCACCGGCGACAGATCCGCGCGCGACTCCTGGCGCGGTGAAACGGGCTGCCCGGTCGTGGCCACCGCGCGCAGCGGTGTGCCCGGGGTCGAGCCCACGCGCCCCGCCACCGGCGCCGCGCCCGGCGACGAGGGGCGGTCGACCACCGGGCTTCGGGTCCCGGGCTCGGTCGTCGACGAATGAATCTTGGCGAACAGCTGCGCGGTCGACGGCGTTGGACGGTGCGCCCCGCTCGGCTCCTCGGCCGCCGCGTCCTCACGAACGGAGGCCTGCGACGCCTGCGAAACGTGCGACGGAACGTAGAGCGCCCCTTGCGCCGGCACCTGGGACGTCGCTTGGGGCGAGGCCGGCGGCGTCGGGGGCAGCGAGACCGGTGGCGACGCGGGCGGCGAAACCGGCGGTGACGCGGGCGGCGAGACCAGCGGCGTGGCCGGCGTGATCTTGGGGAGGGTCAAGTTGAGACGCGAGCGCGCGGGGTGCTCCTCCACCGCGAGCAAGGTCATCTCCTGCGAGCCGATGAGGATGCGATCGCCGGGCGCCACGGTGACGATTCCCTCGATGCGCTGGCCATTGAGGAGGACACCGTTTCGACTTTGAAGGTCCTCGATGGACACGGCATGGGGCGAGATGCGCAGCAACGCATGGCGGCGTGACACCAGCGGATCATCGAGCGAAAGCTGGCAGCTCGCGTTGCGTCCGACGGCGAACTCTCCCTCCATGAGCTCGAGGTCGTGCTGCAAATAGCGCAAACGAAACCGCATAGCGCTTAGGCCTCACCGCCCATCACGCCCACTCTTACCCTCCACCGCGAGCGAACGCCAATGGATGTCCTCAGGATAGATTCGGATTGACAGGTTCTTGGCCATCACCATCGGACGCCGCCTGATCCTGCCCCCCCTCGGCGAGGGAGGCGAGCAACACGACCAGCTGCTCCAATTCCACCAGAGGCCAGTGTGCGGACTCCGCCCCTTCTCGCCCACGCAGTTCCGCCAAGAGCTCCTCTGTGGGTTTTGCGAGATCGGCAGGATACTTCTTCCCCACCTCCCGAAGCGCCTCGACCACCGTCCTGGATGGGTAAAAGCGCAGCTCGTCGTACAAGTGAAGCGCCCAGCAAGCCCAGGCCGGATCGGACGCTGCGAGCGCTACGCGTAAGGCCGATCGCGCCAGCCCTTCGACCTGATCGCCCTCCACATTGCCGCCGGTCGAGAGCCGCTCCTCGAGCTGCACCTTGGCGCGCTGGAGCATCCGCACCGCGTCGGAGGTACGGCCAAGCGCGAGCGCCTTCTCGGTGACTTCGACGAGCAGCTGCACGCTCCACGCGGCCTGCTTCGAGGACGCGCCGAACTGCCCGCTCAAGGTATCTTCGTCGGTCTGCTCGGTGGCGCCGCAGGCGGGGCAAGCGGCTAGCTCTTGAGGGTACGGCAAGCGGCACGCGGCGCAGTAGCGAAGGAAACCGGTGGTCTTGGCCGGCGGCGCGATCCCCGCGCCCACCTCGCAGAACACCAACTCTTGCGTCCCGATGCGCAAGCGGTCGCCGTCCTTCAGACGAACGGAGCCCTTGATCGGGGAGCCATTGACCTTCACCCCGTTGCGGCTCCCGAGATCCTCGAAGATGGCCACGTCGCCCGAGATGACGATCTTCGCGTGCTGACGGGAGACCAGCGGGTCCTCGATCGTGACATGGCACTCGGCGCTGCGACCAATGAGGGTCGCGCCCCTGGCCAGGTCGAACTCCTGAAGAAGAAATCGCAGCCGATACCGGGTCGCCACGCCTACCTCGCACACGCCGTCGAAACGGGCGGTGCCGCGGAAAGATAACGCGTCCCGCTCACCAATTGCGAGCGGGTTCGTCCAATAGCGCGATCGAGCTTCGAATGCCTCACGATCCTCTCCCGCATCCTGCCAAACGGACGAGACCGTCCCGCACTAGCCGACGTCGATCTTCTCCGCCCCCTCGGGCACGCGAAAACCGGTGGTCACATGGAGCCGCGCCTTCGGGAGCACCGTTTTCAGCGCCGGCTCCAGCATGCGCTCGCGGGTCACCGCCGCACCGGGGCAACCCGCGCACGCGCCGCCCAGGTGGATGTGCACATCTTCCGCGGTCACGTTGACGAGGAACAAGATTCCCCCGTCGGCATGAACCAGTGGCGCCAACACATCGCGGCACAACTTGGCGACCGGCTCGCGAAGAGCGGACTTGTTCGGCGCCGAGCCGGCTGAGGAGACCGACGGGGCCGAGGAGGCCGGGGCTGGGGGAGTTTTGGTGTTCACCGATACGCGCACGCTGTTGGCGAGCGAGCATACCATGTCGCCTACCGAAAAGATGCCGGCACTTCGAGTCCTTCGCGAGCCTGGCCCTTTTTCCGGATTTTTCCTGGTTTCGACCTTCGAAAGACGCCCTTTACTTCTTCTTTGGCGCGGCCTTGCCCGCCCCCTTGTTGCCCTTCGTCTCCGCGGCGGCGGCGTTCGGCGCGGGCTTGGCGTTCGGATCGCTGATTTCGCCCTTGGTCACCAAGGCGATGCTCGGGTCGAGCGCCAGCGGATCATCGAGCTTGTTCGGCCGGAGCTGAGCGATGTTCCGGTAGGTGTTCCGCTCCTCCAGCGCCACGCCCACCATGCGCTCGCCGGAGCGATCGACGATGCGAAGGTGGGTGGAGCCATCTTGCCACTCGGTGTACGGCAGGTTCAGCCAGCGCGCCGGATCCGCGTTGCGTGCGCGGCCTTGGACGGAGACTTGGCTGCTCATTCGAGATACCGCCTCCTGGTACGACTTACCAAGGGTGCCGCCGTCCACCAGCTTCACCTCGTCGTAGATCTTCCAGAGGCGCTCGCCCGGCGAGGTGCCGACGAAGAAGAAGAACCTGCGCTTCTGCGAGCCCTCGAGCACGAGCGCCGATTCGTTGTTCTTGTAGCTGTATTCGCCCTTCAAGCCCGTAGCGTCGAAGCCGCTGGGGACCTCTTTGAACTCGTGCAGGCTCCGTGCAAACTGCAGCTTTCGCGTCTCGCGCTCCGACTCGAGCGCCTGCATGCGAATGCCCGGCTGCATCTTCATGAGCAGCGGGTTGTACTCACGGTCGAAGACGCCGTTGAGTTGATTGTGAAGCTTGATGACCTCTGCGCGGGTCATGCCCCACTTGAAGCCCTCTTGCTGGGGTGCCAAGGTTGCAACCGTCGGCGCTTCGATGGCGGCATTCGCGCCTGCACCCGCGCCACCTGCTTTGGTATCGGCGGCAAAACCGCTCACGGAAAGAGCCACGCCTCCGAGAATGACCGAGGCGAACAGGATGCAATGCTTCATGGGACTCTTCTTCCTCCGCTAACGTTTGCGCTTGGCCCAGCGAGGACCCGCGCGTGCTCGGGGTCCGATCTGCGACCGGCGCCTTGAAGCGTAGCATCGGTGCATGATTGGGACCAAACATGCTGCACCTCACGTGGGATATGTGGTGAGGAGCGATTTTTTCGTATCGAGCTCTCGACGCCGTCTTGGTTTTGGATGGCCGGGGTACCAAGACTTCGACGGCCGAAGGCGAAAAATGATGTAAAAGCCCTTCTATGCGCTTCTCGCACACCGTCATCGCTTTGGGCATCGCTTCGGCCTTCGCTCTCGGTTGTGGCGGTGCGTCGGCCGGAGGAAAAAGCGCCTCGCGCCCGCTCCCGGCGTATGCGGGAAGGGCCACGCAGTTGTTCGATGACGACATCGAACCACGCGCCGTCGGGCTCGACCTCAGCCTAAGCCAGCAGCCCGCAAACCCGCGCTCCGATCCCACACTGCGAGAACGTACGCAAGTGGGGGATGCTGTCCTACGTGCGCGGGTCGACACCGTCACGGCCAAGAACGACGGTGTGGACTCCCGCTACGATCTCGGGCTTCGTACCCTGGAGCGTTTGGCGGGCGAGCACCCGCCATCGGTCGAGAACTTCACGGTTCGCATCGATCGATCCAGCCCCGCATCCAACATCCTGAAGAACTTCCAAAATCGGTTGGGCGGACGAATCTTCATCGTGTTCGTGCGCGAGTTCGTTCGCCCCGACGGGGATACCGAGCTGCACTTTCATGCTTCGCCCGACAGCAAAGACGTAGCGAGCGCGGTCCGCGAAGCGGCTGCGTTCGGTGAAACCACCGTGCGTTGAACGTCGATGGTTTGAAATCCCGGGTGGCGGCTTGACCTGGGGGCGCGGGCGATCCTTAAGGAAAAGACTGGAGTATGCCGTGGGCGTAGAAATCAAGAGCATCAAAGAGATCGAAGGCGTTCGCGTTGCCGCCCAAATGGCGGCGGAGACGCTGGTTCTCGTGGGCGAAAAGCTCCGGGCGGGGATGACGACGGAGGAGATCAACACCATCGTCCACCAGGACACCCTGCGCCGCGGCGCCATCCCGGCACCGCTCAACTACAAAGGCTTTCCGAAGAGCGTCTGCACCTCGATCAACGATGTCGTCTGCCATGGGATCCCGGGCGACGAGGTGCTCAAAAACGGCGACATCATCAATGTCGACGTGACCACGCTCTACAACGGGTTCCACGGCGACACGTCGGCCACCTTCTACATCGGCACCCCGAGCCCCGAGGCCCGCCTGGTGGTCGAAACCGCCCGCCGCGGCCTCGAGCTGGGCATCGCCGAGGTCAAAGAAGGCGCGCGCCTCGGCGACATCGGCTACGCGATCCAAAGCTTCGTGGAGGCCCAAGGCTGCAGCGTGGTGCGCGACTTCGTGGGCCACGGCATCGGCCGCCGCTTCCACGAGCCCCCCCAGGTGAAACACTTCGGCAAGCGCGGCGACGGCCAGCGCCTCAAGGCCGGCATGATCTTCACGGTGGAGCCCATGGTGAACCTCGGCCGCTTCGAAGTCGACATCGACGCCGATGACAAATGGACAGTCCGCACCGTCGACGGCAGCCTCTCCGCTCAATTCGAGCACACCATCCTCGTTACCCGCGACGGCTGCGAAGTGCTCACCCGCCGCCAAAAACCTTTGCGCTTCTCCGAAAACCTGGCCGCCGTCTTCGCGATGTAGATCTCACCGGTTCACCGGCGGGCACGATGTCGACACCACCACCGCAACGCGGTGTCGATTTCACCGCTGGGGCGCGGTGTTGATTTCACCGCTGGGGCGCGGTGTTGATTTCACCGCCGGGGCGCGCTGTCGATTTTCACCGCCAGGGCGCCAGGATCGCCAAAGAGGTCAAGCAGAGGAAGAGAAAACCCAAGCAGAGGAAGAGAAAACCCAAACAGAGGAAGAGACCCCCCAAATCCCTTTCTTTCCCTGCTAGCGCCCCTAGCGCCCTGGCGGTTTCCTCTTCTTCTCCGCCTACTACTTCCGCCCCGCAAGCATCTCTTCGGCCGCCCTCCGCGCCGCATCGCCGACCTTCACGCCGCCGATCATGCGCGCCACCTCTTCGATCCGCTCCTTCTCGCTGAGCGGGCGCACGGTGGTGAGCGTTCGCCCCCGCACCTCGCTCTTGCCGACGACATGGTGCCCGTCGGCCAGCGCCGCGATCTGCGGGAGGTGCGTGATGCACAGGACCTGGCGGTGCCGCGCCACGTCGGCGATCGAACGGCCGATGACCTCGGCGATGGCGCCGCCCACCCCCGCGTCGACCTCGTCGAAGACGTAGAGGCCCGCGGGCCCTTTTTCGGCGAGCACGCGCTTCAAGGCGAGCAGCGCGCGCGAGAGCTCGCCGCCGCTGGCGATGCGCCGCATCGGGCGGGGCTCTTCGCCTTTGTTGGGCGCGATGAGAAACTCCACGCGATCGATGCCGGTGCGCGTTAGGCGGGCGCCATCGATCTGCAAGCTGGTGTCGACGACCCCGTTGGGGGCGGTGGGCGCGACCTCGACGACCACGCGCGCGCGCCCCATGCCCAGCTGCGCGAGCTCCCGGCCCACGGCGTCGGCCAGCTTTTCAGCGGCTTGACGGCGCCTTTGCGAGAGCGTCCGCGCGCGGGCGCCCACCTTGCCGAGGCGCTGATCGCGGTCTCGCTCGAGCTCCGCCGCGCGAACGGTCGAGCCCTCGAGGCTCTCGAGCTCGTGGCGAAGGGAGTCGCGGTGCACCAAGAGCTCGGAGGTGGTGGGGCCGTACTTCCTCAAGAGCTTCTGTAAGCGAAAGAGGCGGTCCTCGATCTCGCTCAGCCGCTGCGGGTTGAGATCGACGCCCTCGGCATAGCGGGCGAGCGCGCGCGCCGCGTCGGAGAGCTCCGAGCGGGCCGATTCGATTTGACGCGCGAGCGGCGCCAAGGAGCCATCGAGGGACGCCGCGCTATCGACGTCGGCGGCGAGGCGACCCAGCTCGTCGCAGATGGCCCCCTCCCCTTCGTAGAGACGTTCGGCGGCGGCGCTCGTGGCCTGCGTCAGGCGCTCCGCGTGGCGCAGCCGAGCGCGCTCTTGCTCGAGCAACGTTTCTTCGCCCGGCTCCGGGCCCAGCTCGTCGAGCTCGCGCAGCTGAAAGGCGACGAAGTCCTCCCGCTCGGCGCGTCCGCGCTCCGACTCGCGCACCGCCTCCAGCGACTTGACCACCGACGCCAGCGCGTCGACCTCTTCGGCCAAGGTGTCGCGCAGCGCATCCAACTTGCCGAAGGCATCGAGGTACTCGACGTGGGTGGTCGGATCGGTCAGGCTCACGCTCTCGTGCTGCGACGCAATGTCGCAAAGGTCGGGCGCGAGCTCCGCCAGCTGCGCCGCCGTTCCGAGTCGACCGTTGAGGTAGGCGCGCGTCCGCAAGCTCCCACCACCCGCCGCCTTGGAGGACGCTTCGCCCCCGTCCGCCTGCAAAACGCGGCGGATCACCAAAGCGACACCGCTTCCACCCGTCGCATCGAAGGGGATCCCCGCAGCCTCCAGCTTCGCCAGCACCCGCGACCCCGCCGGGATCTCGAAGAGCGCCTCCACCTCCGCCTCCCGCGCACCGGCACGGACGAGGTCGGCGCGGGCTCGGCCCCCCAATACCAAGGACAGGGCGTCGATGATCATCGACTTCCCGGCCCCCGTCTCACCGGTCAAAACGTTGAAGCCCCCACGAAGCTCTAGCACTAGATTTTCGATAAGAACGAGGTTTCGAATCTGGAGTTGAACCAACATTGGGGCAATCCTTGACCTCTCTTGTACCGTCCGACTAGCCTGTAATGGCTTTCAAACCCGCCTCAGCCGCTGGCGCCGGCCGGCCATGCCCACGAAAAATACAGCCAAGAAAAAACTGCTCGCGCCCCCTCCCGAACCCCCCAAGGTGGTCTCGGTGGAAGAACGCACGCATCTGCTAGAGGGGCGCCTCCAGAAGGCGGACGCGGACTTCCAGCTGGCCTACCGGGAAAATCTCGACATGTCGTGGATCTATCACGACAGCGCGATCGAAGGGGTGGTCTACACCTTTCAAGAGCTGAAGACGGCCATCGACCCGAACGCGTCGGTCACGGCCGACTCGGGCATGCAGCCGGTCTGTGAAGAGATCCGGCGGCACCGCGAGGCGCTCCATTTCATCCGCGACTATGCCGTGCGGCGCAGGCTGCCCATCACGGTCGACGTCGTGAAGAAAATCTATGTCACCCTTCACCCCGAGGAAGGGGACGTGAAGACGGTGCGTTATCGGAAGGATATTCCGCAGCACCGGCTCTACTTCCACGAGTACGCGCCGCCCGACAAGATCACCTACAAAGTTCGACAGATCATCGACTGGGTGAACGATCCGGAGACGCGCCGCACCCGCACGGGTGTGCGCGTGGCGGCGCGCGCCCACTACGATCTTTTGCGCGTCTTTCCCTTTCCGATGGACAGCGGAAAAGTCGCGCGACTGTTCATGAACTTGCTCCTGCTGAGGAGCGGCTATCCCCCTTCGATCGTTCACTCGACCGAGCGCCAGCGTTATTACGAAGCGCTCAAAGGGTCGAGCACGACGATGACGGCCATCGTTCAAGAAGCCATCGAAAACAACCTTGCTTCGGTGGAAAAACTGCTCGATGGCTACGAGAGTCGAAACGTTCGTCCGACGGGTTGATCGGGCTCGCTTCGTCCCGTTATAGTGTCGAGCTTTGTACGTTCGCTCTCGTTCGTGTTGGTTCGTTTGTCCTAGGTTTTAGGTCGCTGTAAGGATGTGCACATGAGCGGTCCGCTCGAATCCTCGATCACCCTAGAGGAGGTGTTCGCGGTCGTGAGCGCGAAGCGTGTACCGCTCGCTCCCGAGCTGGCGGGTTATCTCGTGCTCGAGATTGCCGAGGGCGCTGGCCTGGTCGCGGGGGAAGTCGATCCGCGGCAGGTCTACATCGGCGACGAAGGAACCGTGGCCATCGTTCGTCAAAAGCGGGCCGAGGCCAACGGGGACACCGAGGAGTCGATTCGCCTTTTGCTGCAGCGTTTGCTCGAGGCGAGCGGCTCGCTCACCCCTGCCCTCGACACAGCCGCCAAGCGCGCACCGGGCAGCGGGGTGGCCTCACTCGCCCAGGAGCTGGAGCTGGCGCTCATCCCCGTAAACCGTGCCGCCGGACGGCGCGCGCTCGCACGCCTTGCGCGTGAGGTGAAGCGGGTGACCTTGGGCGTGGGCCGCAATGCGTCCGTTTCGCCGGAGTCGCGCGGCCTGCGCGGCTCGAATCCCTCGCACCCTTCGCTCGGTCGAGCATCGGACGCCGATCGCCCCAGCGCCCCCAGCGTGCGAGGCCGGCGCCGGGCGCGCTCGCGCGACGAGGTCGATAGCCTTCTCTCCGCCTTCGAGGTGGAGGCCCCCGCGCCGCGCTCCGATTCGATCGTGGCGCTCGATCTCAAAGAAATTGCAGGCATTGTCGGGCTGACCCCTACCCCGCCGCCCGCGCCGGGATACCGCGAGGGCGTCGCGCCCTCCACGCGCACCCCAGCGCATGCGTTCCCGTCCAGCTCCCGCGAGGCCGCGAGCAGCGGGCCTTTGAGCTACCGCGACGCCGCCTCCGAGCGCGGATCCGTGCCGCTGGCAGCGCCCAGCTCGCCCCATTCGCTCGGAGCTCCGTCTAGCTCGGTCAGCTTGGGCAATTTGGGCAGCTCGGGCAACTCAGGCAACTCCATATTGGCCAGCGCGCCCATGTCGGCCAGCGCGCCCATGTCGGCGAGCGGACCGATGTCGGCGATGTCGCCCGCGTCCACCGGATCGCCCCT contains these protein-coding regions:
- a CDS encoding DUF721 domain-containing protein is translated as MNRRRKRPILRVPEGIDTVLERAGDSRFARNPVPIPIQTWKRAVGYRIADRAKPVSLERGVLTVRVSTSVWASELSMLTASVISRLRDAGVEVSELRFRVAPIDPPQRPPERRTSRAVPAPLPLPFELELQLARVEDRELRETLRNSASHSLAWQAHTRGGRERG
- a CDS encoding FHA domain-containing protein, which translates into the protein MATRYRLRFLLQEFDLARGATLIGRSAECHVTIEDPLVSRQHAKIVISGDVAIFEDLGSRNGVKVNGSPIKGSVRLKDGDRLRIGTQELVFCEVGAGIAPPAKTTGFLRYCAACRLPYPQELAACPACGATEQTDEDTLSGQFGASSKQAAWSVQLLVEVTEKALALGRTSDAVRMLQRAKVQLEERLSTGGNVEGDQVEGLARSALRVALAASDPAWACWALHLYDELRFYPSRTVVEALREVGKKYPADLAKPTEELLAELRGREGAESAHWPLVELEQLVVLLASLAEGGQDQAASDGDGQEPVNPNLS
- a CDS encoding Fic family protein gives rise to the protein MEERTHLLEGRLQKADADFQLAYRENLDMSWIYHDSAIEGVVYTFQELKTAIDPNASVTADSGMQPVCEEIRRHREALHFIRDYAVRRRLPITVDVVKKIYVTLHPEEGDVKTVRYRKDIPQHRLYFHEYAPPDKITYKVRQIIDWVNDPETRRTRTGVRVAARAHYDLLRVFPFPMDSGKVARLFMNLLLLRSGYPPSIVHSTERQRYYEALKGSSTTMTAIVQEAIENNLASVEKLLDGYESRNVRPTG
- the map gene encoding type I methionyl aminopeptidase is translated as MAAETLVLVGEKLRAGMTTEEINTIVHQDTLRRGAIPAPLNYKGFPKSVCTSINDVVCHGIPGDEVLKNGDIINVDVTTLYNGFHGDTSATFYIGTPSPEARLVVETARRGLELGIAEVKEGARLGDIGYAIQSFVEAQGCSVVRDFVGHGIGRRFHEPPQVKHFGKRGDGQRLKAGMIFTVEPMVNLGRFEVDIDADDKWTVRTVDGSLSAQFEHTILVTRDGCEVLTRRQKPLRFSENLAAVFAM
- a CDS encoding NifU family protein, with the translated sequence MVCSLANSVRVSVNTKTPPAPASSAPSVSSAGSAPNKSALREPVAKLCRDVLAPLVHADGGILFLVNVTAEDVHIHLGGACAGCPGAAVTRERMLEPALKTVLPKARLHVTTGFRVPEGAEKIDVG
- the recN gene encoding DNA repair protein RecN, translating into MLELRGGFNVLTGETGAGKSMIIDALSLVLGGRARADLVRAGAREAEVEALFEIPAGSRVLAKLEAAGIPFDATGGSGVALVIRRVLQADGGEASSKAAGGGSLRTRAYLNGRLGTAAQLAELAPDLCDIASQHESVSLTDPTTHVEYLDAFGKLDALRDTLAEEVDALASVVKSLEAVRESERGRAEREDFVAFQLRELDELGPEPGEETLLEQERARLRHAERLTQATSAAAERLYEGEGAICDELGRLAADVDSAASLDGSLAPLARQIESARSELSDAARALARYAEGVDLNPQRLSEIEDRLFRLQKLLRKYGPTTSELLVHRDSLRHELESLEGSTVRAAELERDRDQRLGKVGARARTLSQRRRQAAEKLADAVGRELAQLGMGRARVVVEVAPTAPNGVVDTSLQIDGARLTRTGIDRVEFLIAPNKGEEPRPMRRIASGGELSRALLALKRVLAEKGPAGLYVFDEVDAGVGGAIAEVIGRSIADVARHRQVLCITHLPQIAALADGHHVVGKSEVRGRTLTTVRPLSEKERIEEVARMIGGVKVGDAARRAAEEMLAGRK